A single genomic interval of Mycobacterium sp. DL592 harbors:
- a CDS encoding TetR/AcrR family transcriptional regulator, which translates to MTTVTTSSTSSRSSRTDRASLTREAILTAAERLFAEHGVFAVSNRQVSEAAGQGNNAAVGYHFGTKTDLVRAIEHKHAVPVERLREQRVAQVGESAELRDWVECLVLPLTDHLTALGNPTWYARFAAQVMADPAYHKTVTRDALALPALVTVLEGINRCLPEVPAPVRIERNMMARNLLMHTCAEYERALAEGSPLPINSWRAAASGLIDAIVGLWLAPVTRQV; encoded by the coding sequence ATGACCACCGTGACCACCTCCTCTACCTCGTCCCGGAGCTCCCGCACCGATCGGGCCAGCCTCACCCGGGAAGCGATCCTGACTGCCGCCGAGCGGCTGTTCGCCGAGCATGGTGTCTTCGCGGTCTCCAACCGCCAGGTCAGCGAGGCCGCCGGGCAGGGCAACAACGCCGCCGTCGGATACCACTTCGGCACCAAGACCGACCTGGTCCGGGCGATCGAGCACAAGCACGCCGTCCCGGTGGAACGACTGCGCGAACAGCGGGTCGCCCAGGTGGGGGAGTCCGCCGAGTTGCGCGACTGGGTCGAGTGCCTGGTGTTGCCGCTGACCGATCACCTGACCGCACTGGGCAACCCCACCTGGTACGCCCGCTTCGCCGCACAGGTGATGGCGGACCCGGCCTACCACAAGACGGTCACCCGCGATGCGTTGGCGCTGCCGGCCCTCGTCACCGTCCTGGAGGGCATCAACCGCTGCCTGCCCGAGGTGCCCGCCCCGGTGCGCATCGAGCGCAACATGATGGCGCGCAACCTGTTGATGCATACCTGCGCCGAATACGAGCGGGCCCTCGCCGAAGGCTCACCGCTGCCGATAAACAGTTGGCGCGCAGCGGCTTCCGGTCTCATCGACGCCATCGTCGGGCTGTGGCTGGCCCCCGTGACACGACAGGTTTAG
- the alr gene encoding alanine racemase, with the protein MAAAVEAVVDLGAIEHNVAAVRRCAGAGVLAVVKADGYGHGANQVARAALRAGAVELGVATVEEALSLRRAGIGAPVIAWLHTATTDFTGAIAADVEVVVSSVRQLSDLVAAAERLGTTATVGVKVDTGLGRSGAPPAAWPELRDAVAKYAARGVIILRTAMTHLARGDEPHHRLNDHQAAGLDACVSDLRRVGVPPQVVHMSNSAAALTRPDLSRDLVRAGIAIYGGAPTPGNFGLIPAMTLTAEIAMVKKITAGQGVSYNHTWVAPHDTTIAVIACGYADGVPRALSNTVSVAIGRRRFRNVGRICMDQFVIDLGPDGAGVTEGDRAVLFGTGAAGEPTAQDWARHAETIDYEILSGVRGRTVRRYVS; encoded by the coding sequence GTGGCCGCCGCGGTCGAGGCCGTGGTGGACCTGGGCGCGATCGAGCACAACGTAGCCGCCGTGCGCCGCTGCGCCGGGGCCGGGGTCCTGGCCGTAGTCAAGGCCGACGGCTACGGGCACGGCGCGAACCAGGTCGCCCGGGCCGCGTTACGCGCCGGTGCCGTCGAATTGGGCGTGGCCACGGTCGAGGAGGCGCTGTCCTTACGCCGCGCGGGTATCGGCGCTCCCGTGATCGCCTGGTTGCATACGGCGACAACCGATTTCACCGGAGCCATCGCGGCAGATGTCGAGGTGGTGGTCTCCTCGGTGCGGCAGCTCAGCGACTTGGTCGCTGCCGCAGAGCGGCTCGGCACTACCGCAACGGTCGGGGTCAAGGTCGACACCGGTCTGGGGCGCAGCGGCGCGCCGCCTGCAGCCTGGCCGGAGCTTCGCGATGCGGTGGCCAAGTACGCGGCGCGCGGCGTGATCATCCTGCGGACGGCGATGACCCATCTGGCCCGCGGCGACGAGCCACACCACCGGCTCAACGATCACCAGGCGGCCGGACTTGACGCGTGTGTGTCCGACCTGCGCCGAGTCGGAGTACCGCCGCAGGTCGTGCACATGTCGAACTCTGCGGCCGCACTGACCCGTCCCGATCTGTCGCGCGATCTGGTGCGCGCCGGTATCGCCATTTACGGAGGGGCGCCGACACCGGGGAACTTCGGCTTGATCCCGGCCATGACCCTGACCGCCGAGATCGCGATGGTCAAGAAAATCACTGCCGGGCAGGGCGTTTCGTACAACCACACCTGGGTCGCCCCACACGACACCACGATCGCCGTGATCGCGTGCGGGTACGCCGACGGGGTGCCGCGGGCACTGTCTAACACCGTGAGCGTTGCGATCGGCAGGCGCCGGTTCCGCAATGTCGGACGAATCTGCATGGACCAGTTCGTCATCGACCTAGGCCCGGACGGTGCCGGGGTCACCGAGGGCGACCGAGCGGTGCTGTTCGGCACCGGTGCGGCCGGTGAGCCGACCGCGCAGGACTGGGCGCGTCACGCCGAGACCATCGACTACGAGATCCTCTCGGGCGTCCGTGGACGGACCGTGCGCCGCTACGTGTCCTGA
- a CDS encoding amidohydrolase family protein yields the protein MSAPTSTLYPSGGLGAPKDRHTHADDDNGLPAGTEVFSADNHISLSEDIFYEKFPPELKEKAPRIWYEDGAYMVGKAKGQTFLPLDFSRVLMQYDDLAGAATVNIDARIAELHDDGVDKELAFPNAVLALFHYPNMELRERVFRIYNEHIADVQERSNGHFHGVGLINWWDPDGARRTLAEVKSLGLKTFLLPLNPGKGVDGEIIDYGSTAFSPVWDEIESAGLPVSHHIGETPPKTPCEVNSVVVGMMINVDGFRETFSKYLFSGILDRHPSLRVGWFEGGIAWVATALQDAEHLLASYQHMFNRRVEHDIRYYWNKHMSASFMVDPLGLRLLDEIGVDNVMWSSDYPHNESTFGYSQKSIKSVVDAVGQDAAVKICSTNIKKFLGVS from the coding sequence ATGTCAGCACCCACTAGCACGCTCTATCCCAGCGGTGGTCTCGGCGCACCCAAGGACCGACACACCCACGCCGACGACGACAACGGGCTGCCCGCAGGCACCGAGGTGTTCTCCGCGGACAACCACATCTCGTTGTCCGAGGACATCTTCTACGAGAAGTTCCCGCCGGAACTCAAGGAGAAGGCGCCCCGCATCTGGTACGAGGACGGCGCCTACATGGTCGGCAAGGCCAAGGGCCAGACCTTCCTGCCGCTGGACTTCAGCCGCGTCCTGATGCAGTACGACGACCTGGCCGGCGCCGCGACGGTCAACATCGACGCCCGCATCGCCGAGTTGCACGACGACGGCGTCGACAAGGAGCTCGCGTTCCCCAACGCCGTTCTGGCGCTGTTCCACTACCCGAACATGGAGTTGCGCGAGCGGGTGTTCCGCATCTACAACGAGCACATCGCCGACGTCCAGGAGCGCAGCAACGGCCATTTCCACGGTGTCGGATTGATCAACTGGTGGGATCCCGATGGTGCCCGCCGGACCCTGGCCGAGGTGAAGTCGTTGGGGCTCAAGACGTTCCTGCTGCCGCTGAACCCGGGCAAGGGCGTCGACGGCGAGATCATCGACTACGGCAGCACCGCGTTCAGCCCGGTGTGGGACGAGATCGAGTCGGCCGGACTGCCGGTCTCCCACCACATCGGCGAGACACCGCCCAAGACGCCGTGCGAGGTCAACAGCGTCGTCGTCGGCATGATGATCAACGTCGACGGCTTCCGCGAGACCTTCTCCAAGTACTTGTTCTCGGGCATCCTCGACCGGCACCCGTCGCTGCGGGTCGGCTGGTTCGAGGGCGGCATCGCCTGGGTCGCCACCGCGCTGCAGGACGCCGAGCATCTGCTGGCCTCTTATCAGCACATGTTCAATCGCCGAGTCGAGCACGACATCCGGTACTACTGGAACAAGCACATGAGTGCCTCGTTCATGGTGGATCCGCTGGGCCTGCGACTGCTCGACGAGATCGGTGTGGACAACGTCATGTGGTCGTCGGACTACCCGCACAACGAGAGCACGTTCGGGTATTCGCAGAAGTCGATCAAATCGGTGGTCGACGCCGTCGGCCAGGACGCGGCAGTCAAGATTTGCAGCACCAACATCAAGAAGTTCCTGGGCGTCTCATGA
- a CDS encoding ferredoxin: MKVTVDQNKCVSSGQCVLNAAEVFDQRDEDGVVILLTDNPAEDLADSVRRAAVACPAQAIDVEE, translated from the coding sequence ATGAAGGTCACCGTAGACCAGAACAAGTGTGTGTCCTCGGGTCAGTGCGTGCTCAACGCCGCCGAGGTGTTCGACCAGCGCGACGAGGACGGCGTCGTGATCCTGCTGACCGACAACCCCGCTGAAGACCTGGCCGACAGCGTGCGGCGCGCCGCCGTGGCATGTCCGGCGCAGGCCATCGACGTCGAGGAGTGA
- a CDS encoding aminotransferase class IV yields MAINTDFSASNLVSVEPGAIREATPEGSVIQYSDYELDNSSQFAGGAAWIEGEYLPASEARISIFDTGFGHSDLTYTVAHVWHGNIFRLGDHLDRLLDGAAKLRLDAGMTKDQLAEITKRCVALSQLRESFVNLTVTRGYGKRKGEKDLSKLNHQVYIYAIPYLWAFPPEEQIFGTTAVVPRHVRRAGRNTVDPTIKNYQWGDLTAASFEAKDRGARTAILLDADNCVAEGPGFNVVIVKGGKLFSPSRNALPGITRKTVFEIAGAMGIEATLGDVTSRDLYDADELMAVTTAGGVTPIVALDGEELGGGRPGPVTVAIRDRFWALMDEPSPLIEAIDY; encoded by the coding sequence ATGGCAATCAACACCGATTTCTCCGCCAGCAATCTGGTCAGCGTCGAGCCCGGCGCCATCCGCGAGGCCACCCCGGAAGGCTCGGTGATCCAGTACAGCGACTACGAACTGGACAACTCCAGCCAGTTCGCCGGCGGCGCGGCGTGGATCGAGGGCGAATACCTGCCCGCGTCCGAAGCGCGAATCTCCATCTTCGACACCGGCTTCGGCCACTCGGACCTGACCTACACCGTCGCCCACGTCTGGCATGGCAACATTTTCCGGCTCGGCGATCACCTTGACCGCCTGCTCGACGGAGCCGCGAAGCTGCGCTTGGACGCCGGAATGACCAAGGACCAGCTGGCCGAGATCACCAAACGCTGCGTAGCGCTGTCACAGCTGCGGGAATCGTTCGTCAACCTGACGGTCACCCGCGGCTACGGAAAACGCAAGGGCGAGAAGGACCTGTCCAAGCTCAACCACCAGGTGTACATCTACGCCATCCCCTACCTGTGGGCCTTCCCGCCGGAGGAGCAGATCTTCGGTACCACCGCCGTCGTGCCGCGCCACGTTCGCCGAGCGGGGCGCAACACCGTCGATCCCACCATCAAGAACTACCAGTGGGGAGACCTCACCGCAGCCAGCTTCGAAGCCAAGGACCGCGGCGCGCGCACCGCGATCCTGCTCGACGCCGACAACTGCGTGGCCGAGGGGCCCGGTTTCAACGTGGTGATCGTCAAAGGCGGAAAGTTGTTCTCGCCCTCGCGCAATGCGCTGCCCGGCATCACCCGCAAGACGGTCTTCGAGATCGCTGGCGCAATGGGTATCGAAGCCACCCTGGGTGACGTGACCAGCCGCGATCTCTACGACGCCGACGAGTTGATGGCGGTGACGACGGCGGGCGGCGTGACCCCGATCGTGGCCCTCGACGGCGAGGAACTCGGCGGCGGACGCCCCGGGCCGGTGACGGTGGCGATCCGGGATCGCTTCTGGGCGTTGATGGACGAGCCGTCGCCGCTCATCGAGGCCATCGACTACTGA
- a CDS encoding SDR family NAD(P)-dependent oxidoreductase — protein MGNELAGRVAVVTGGASGLGAAVVERFVAEGAAVVFGDVDAERGAALAGRLGERAAFVATDVAQPEQITRLVDTAVDRFGGLDVMVNNAGISGTMHRSFLVDDLADFDRVMAINLRAVMAGTRDAARHMAETGGGSIINVTSIGGMQAGGGVMTYRASKAAVIHFTKCAAIELADHEIRVNCLAPGHIRTAIVASSAAGMDPEKVAKFEAGIRAQMRADRPLEREGTAADVAEAALFLAGDRSPYITGTVLPVDGGTAAGKPNPKRKTNPSS, from the coding sequence ATGGGAAACGAATTGGCAGGCAGGGTCGCGGTCGTCACCGGCGGTGCGTCAGGGCTCGGCGCGGCGGTCGTCGAACGCTTCGTGGCCGAGGGTGCGGCCGTGGTCTTCGGTGACGTCGACGCCGAGCGCGGCGCCGCACTGGCCGGCCGGCTCGGTGAGCGGGCGGCGTTCGTCGCGACCGACGTCGCGCAACCCGAGCAGATCACCCGCCTGGTCGACACCGCCGTCGACCGCTTCGGCGGTCTGGACGTGATGGTCAACAATGCCGGCATCTCGGGCACGATGCACCGCAGCTTCCTCGTCGACGACCTCGCCGACTTCGATCGCGTGATGGCGATCAACCTCCGGGCGGTGATGGCCGGAACGCGAGATGCCGCCCGGCACATGGCCGAAACCGGTGGCGGCTCGATCATCAACGTCACCTCGATCGGCGGTATGCAGGCCGGCGGCGGGGTGATGACCTACCGGGCCTCCAAGGCCGCGGTCATCCACTTCACCAAGTGCGCGGCGATCGAACTGGCCGACCACGAGATCCGGGTGAACTGCCTGGCACCGGGCCACATCCGCACGGCGATCGTCGCGTCCTCGGCGGCCGGGATGGATCCGGAGAAGGTCGCGAAGTTCGAGGCCGGTATCCGGGCGCAGATGCGCGCCGACCGCCCATTGGAGCGTGAGGGCACCGCCGCCGACGTCGCCGAGGCGGCGCTGTTCCTGGCCGGTGACCGCTCGCCCTACATCACCGGAACGGTGCTTCCGGTCGACGGGGGGACGGCAGCCGGCAAGCCGAACCCGAAGCGGAAAACCAACCCGAGCTCTTAA
- a CDS encoding APC family permease, giving the protein MTDALTPSTHSPSPLPPASIPGESEDARLAEFGYQQRLDRSVGSVGSFAIGFATISATTAVFTGFGAGYFTAGGPFVWTLLLAAVVFSLWAFIAADLTAKIPLAGYAYQWTSRINGPSLGWFTGFVALLGWISGMTGVGFILSGYLGGLFGWNMTQSEQILVAIAVVFLCVLINIYGVRFATLVNNIGVSLELVVTVGATLLVAVIAFSAPDHHQPISALFTGGTAGDKDSYVLAWLAAALGPFFGLIGVESGADVAEETKNARYVVPRTMFYALVTSVVIELLMYIVYVLAIRDEAAVAANSAAPIEEIINQQAGPVVTKIVVAVALTNILACLLSNILVATRLTYSMARDNMLPGSRLWRHVSPKTKAPTYAVIGLGCLSTVLLLSALVNEKAFNYILGIASLLFFSVYILQTVGLLIGVRKGTIPQGEPRTFDLGRFRLPVYITALVVFLAVAVALVFLPQFAGNGWVFLGIVAVAALWWGTGLRNRLNRGEAGSDFARTHLNNN; this is encoded by the coding sequence ATGACCGATGCGCTGACACCCTCGACTCATTCACCATCTCCCCTGCCTCCCGCTTCGATACCGGGAGAGAGCGAGGACGCCCGGCTGGCCGAGTTCGGCTACCAGCAGCGGCTCGACCGGTCGGTGGGGAGCGTGGGGTCGTTCGCCATCGGCTTCGCCACGATCAGCGCGACCACGGCGGTATTCACCGGGTTCGGCGCCGGCTACTTCACCGCGGGCGGGCCGTTCGTGTGGACGTTGCTGCTCGCCGCCGTGGTGTTCTCGCTGTGGGCGTTCATCGCCGCCGACCTGACGGCGAAGATCCCGCTGGCCGGCTACGCCTACCAATGGACCAGCCGCATCAACGGCCCCAGCCTTGGCTGGTTCACCGGATTCGTCGCGTTGCTCGGCTGGATCAGCGGCATGACGGGTGTCGGGTTCATCCTGTCGGGCTATCTGGGCGGGCTCTTCGGCTGGAACATGACTCAGAGCGAACAGATCCTCGTCGCGATCGCCGTGGTGTTTCTGTGCGTGCTGATCAATATCTACGGCGTCCGGTTCGCGACCCTGGTCAACAACATCGGGGTCAGCCTGGAACTGGTGGTCACCGTCGGTGCGACGCTGCTGGTGGCCGTCATCGCGTTCTCCGCCCCGGACCACCATCAGCCGATCTCGGCGCTGTTCACCGGCGGGACGGCAGGCGACAAGGATTCCTACGTGCTTGCCTGGCTGGCCGCGGCGCTGGGGCCGTTCTTCGGCCTGATCGGGGTGGAATCCGGTGCCGACGTCGCCGAGGAGACCAAGAACGCCCGCTACGTGGTGCCCCGCACGATGTTCTACGCCCTGGTGACGTCGGTGGTGATCGAGCTATTGATGTACATCGTCTACGTTCTCGCCATCCGGGACGAAGCCGCCGTCGCGGCCAACTCGGCAGCGCCGATCGAGGAGATCATCAACCAGCAGGCCGGCCCCGTGGTCACGAAAATCGTTGTCGCCGTGGCCCTGACGAATATCCTGGCCTGCCTGCTGTCGAACATCCTGGTCGCCACCCGGCTGACCTACTCGATGGCACGGGACAATATGCTGCCTGGCTCGCGGCTCTGGCGCCACGTATCACCCAAGACCAAGGCGCCCACCTACGCGGTGATCGGGCTCGGCTGCCTGTCGACGGTCCTGCTGCTGTCGGCTCTGGTCAACGAGAAGGCGTTCAACTACATCCTCGGCATCGCCTCGCTGCTGTTCTTCTCCGTCTACATCCTGCAGACCGTCGGCCTGCTGATCGGCGTGCGCAAGGGCACCATCCCCCAGGGTGAGCCCCGCACGTTCGACCTGGGCCGCTTCCGGCTCCCGGTCTACATCACCGCGCTGGTGGTCTTCCTCGCGGTCGCCGTCGCCCTGGTCTTCCTGCCCCAGTTCGCCGGCAACGGCTGGGTGTTCCTCGGCATCGTCGCGGTCGCGGCGCTGTGGTGGGGCACCGGCCTGCGCAACCGACTGAATCGCGGCGAAGCCGGATCGGACTTCGCCCGCACCCACCTGAACAACAACTAG
- a CDS encoding LysR family transcriptional regulator, whose protein sequence is MRYFAALGTELNYRRAAESLFITQPALSTAIKQLEHRFGVVLFTRNTREVALTDLGAAWLPQVQQALAGIDAVVANLVTLSGTQQGVLRLGYLIGTGADLLFRIVRHFEAAHPGVIVEPTEYDFADPTAGLRDGITEVALIRPPVDLPDHRMLILDAESWVACLPRDHPLAQRADVDITELLDEPIVCAPLTAGSWRDYWLAMDVRGNRPPSIAGVAATYEAETTMIARGLGISFTTSSVAHFYDRPGIAYVPITGRPPSYTALAWHPERLSPQAEALVAHVGAHWNFGDEPH, encoded by the coding sequence TTGCGGTACTTCGCCGCGCTGGGCACCGAGCTGAATTATCGGCGGGCCGCCGAGAGCCTCTTCATCACCCAGCCCGCGCTGTCGACCGCCATCAAGCAACTCGAGCATCGATTCGGTGTCGTCCTGTTCACCCGCAACACCCGCGAGGTCGCCCTGACCGACCTCGGCGCAGCCTGGTTGCCGCAGGTTCAGCAGGCGTTGGCCGGTATCGACGCCGTAGTGGCCAACCTGGTGACGCTGTCGGGTACCCAGCAGGGAGTCCTGCGACTGGGCTACCTGATCGGCACCGGAGCGGACCTGCTGTTCCGGATAGTGCGGCACTTCGAAGCCGCGCACCCCGGCGTCATCGTGGAGCCGACCGAATACGACTTCGCCGACCCAACCGCCGGCCTGCGCGACGGAATCACCGAGGTGGCGCTGATCCGGCCCCCGGTCGACCTGCCCGACCACCGCATGCTGATCCTTGACGCCGAGTCCTGGGTCGCCTGCCTGCCGCGCGATCACCCGCTGGCCCAGCGAGCCGACGTCGACATCACCGAATTGCTCGACGAGCCGATCGTCTGCGCTCCCCTGACCGCGGGCAGCTGGCGCGACTACTGGCTGGCGATGGACGTCCGCGGCAACCGTCCACCCTCGATCGCCGGGGTCGCCGCGACCTACGAAGCCGAGACGACCATGATCGCCCGCGGCCTCGGCATCAGTTTCACCACATCCTCGGTGGCGCACTTCTACGACCGCCCTGGCATCGCCTATGTCCCGATCACCGGCAGGCCGCCCAGCTATACCGCGCTGGCGTGGCATCCCGAACGGCTGTCACCGCAGGCCGAGGCCCTGGTGGCGCATGTCGGAGCGCACTGGAATTTCGGCGACGAACCGCACTGA
- a CDS encoding cytochrome P450, giving the protein MSDTLTTDPTEAAGAVPDYPMARAASCPFAPPPKLLEMTETRPLSRVRIWDGSTPWLVTGYEAARSLFADPRISVDDRKSGFPHWNEHMLVTVNKRPRSVFTSDAEEHTRFRRMLSKPFTFRRVETLRGVIQQVTDECIDEILAGPQPADMVAKIALPVPTRVISDMLGVPYEDHEFFQEHANAGLARYAAADAMQKGAMSLHQYLIDLVEKKRKEPAEDAISDLAERVNAGEIDVKEAAQLGTGLLIAGHETTANMIGLGLLALLQNPEQAALLRDSDDPKFIANAVEELMRYLSIIQTGQRRVALEDIEIAGETIKAGEGVILDLAPANWDPAMYANPEQLDLTRDASQQLGFGYGRHQCVGQQLARAEMQIVFPTVLRRMPNMTLAIPFDEVPFAEDHLAYGVYEVPVTW; this is encoded by the coding sequence ATGTCCGACACATTGACGACTGACCCGACCGAGGCGGCCGGCGCCGTACCGGACTATCCGATGGCCCGCGCCGCGAGCTGCCCGTTCGCCCCGCCGCCGAAGCTCCTCGAGATGACCGAGACCAGACCGCTGTCGCGGGTGCGGATCTGGGACGGCAGCACTCCGTGGCTGGTGACCGGCTATGAAGCGGCCCGTTCGCTTTTCGCCGATCCGCGGATCAGCGTCGATGACCGAAAGTCGGGATTCCCGCACTGGAACGAGCACATGCTCGTCACCGTCAACAAGCGGCCGCGCTCAGTGTTCACCTCCGACGCCGAGGAGCACACCCGCTTCCGGCGGATGCTGTCCAAGCCGTTCACCTTCCGCCGGGTGGAAACACTGCGCGGCGTCATCCAACAGGTCACCGACGAGTGCATCGACGAGATCCTGGCCGGACCGCAGCCCGCCGATATGGTCGCGAAGATCGCCCTGCCGGTGCCCACGCGCGTCATCAGTGACATGCTCGGCGTGCCGTACGAGGATCACGAGTTCTTCCAAGAACACGCCAACGCCGGGCTGGCCCGCTACGCCGCGGCCGACGCCATGCAAAAGGGCGCGATGTCGTTGCACCAGTACCTGATCGACCTGGTCGAGAAGAAGCGCAAAGAGCCCGCCGAGGACGCGATCTCCGATCTCGCCGAACGCGTCAACGCCGGCGAGATCGACGTCAAGGAAGCCGCGCAGCTGGGCACCGGCCTGCTGATCGCGGGGCACGAGACCACCGCCAACATGATCGGACTCGGTCTGCTGGCGTTGTTGCAGAACCCTGAACAGGCTGCGCTGCTGCGTGATTCCGATGACCCCAAGTTCATCGCGAATGCGGTCGAGGAGTTGATGCGTTACCTGTCGATCATCCAGACCGGTCAGCGCCGAGTGGCCCTCGAAGACATCGAGATCGCCGGCGAGACCATCAAGGCCGGCGAGGGCGTGATCCTGGATCTCGCCCCGGCCAACTGGGATCCCGCCATGTACGCCAACCCTGAGCAACTGGATCTGACCCGGGACGCCAGCCAGCAGCTGGGATTCGGCTACGGCCGGCACCAATGCGTCGGCCAGCAACTGGCCCGTGCCGAGATGCAGATCGTGTTCCCCACTGTGCTGCGCCGCATGCCCAACATGACGTTGGCGATCCCCTTCGACGAGGTGCCGTTCGCGGAGGATCACCTCGCGTACGGCGTCTACGAAGTCCCCGTTACGTGGTGA
- a CDS encoding xylulokinase: protein MTLVAGVDSSTQSCKVVICDAATGAVVRSAATPHPPGTEIDPEHWWRALQRSIDQAGGLGDVEAVSVGGQQHGMVCLDSGGAVVRPALLWNDTRSGSAAADLVDELGAARWAAEIGVVPVASITVSKLRWLSDQEPGHADATAAVCLPHDWLTWRLRGSSDITQLTTDRSDASGTGYFSAATGDYRDDVLTAAMRGRRPILPCVLGPHETAGTAGGMVFGPGAGDNAAAALGLGAGVGDCVISLGTSGVVSAVGELAPQDADGLVAGFADATGRYLPLVCTLNGAPVLAAVAAMLGVDLEEFSRLALSAPAGAQGLVWVPYFDGERSPNLPDAAGALHGVSGRNLLPANVARAAVEGLLASMQFCLGKIADQGVEADRVVMVGGGVRSEAVRRIAPAVLGRPVVVPEPGEYVALGAARQAAWVLSGAEAPPVWSTGAAITYEAEPTPSVLERYGAARLRTLGQDT from the coding sequence ATGACACTCGTTGCAGGCGTGGACTCGTCCACCCAGTCGTGCAAAGTGGTGATCTGCGACGCGGCGACCGGCGCGGTGGTGCGCTCGGCGGCCACCCCGCACCCGCCCGGCACCGAGATCGATCCCGAGCACTGGTGGCGGGCTCTGCAGCGCAGCATCGACCAGGCTGGCGGCCTCGGTGACGTCGAGGCGGTGTCGGTCGGGGGCCAACAGCACGGGATGGTGTGTCTGGACTCCGGCGGAGCGGTGGTGCGCCCGGCGCTGCTGTGGAACGACACCCGATCCGGCTCGGCCGCCGCAGACCTGGTCGACGAACTCGGCGCGGCCCGTTGGGCGGCCGAGATCGGGGTCGTGCCCGTCGCGTCGATCACGGTGTCCAAGCTTCGCTGGCTGTCCGACCAAGAACCGGGCCATGCCGACGCGACAGCCGCGGTGTGCCTGCCCCATGACTGGTTGACGTGGCGGCTGCGCGGCAGCTCCGACATCACGCAGTTGACCACCGACCGGAGCGACGCGAGCGGCACCGGGTATTTCTCGGCGGCAACCGGCGACTACCGCGACGACGTGCTGACCGCGGCGATGAGGGGCCGTCGTCCCATTCTGCCCTGTGTGCTCGGGCCGCATGAGACGGCCGGTACCGCGGGCGGGATGGTCTTCGGGCCCGGTGCCGGTGACAATGCCGCTGCCGCACTGGGTTTGGGTGCGGGCGTCGGAGACTGTGTGATCTCGCTGGGGACGTCCGGGGTGGTGAGCGCCGTCGGTGAGTTGGCCCCGCAGGACGCCGACGGCCTGGTGGCCGGATTCGCCGACGCCACGGGCCGGTATCTTCCGCTGGTGTGCACGCTCAACGGCGCGCCCGTGCTGGCCGCCGTGGCCGCCATGCTGGGAGTGGACCTCGAGGAGTTCTCCCGTCTGGCATTGAGTGCCCCGGCCGGAGCGCAGGGTCTGGTCTGGGTGCCCTACTTCGACGGTGAGCGCTCGCCGAACCTGCCCGATGCCGCCGGGGCGCTGCACGGGGTCAGCGGTCGTAACCTGCTGCCGGCCAACGTGGCCCGCGCAGCTGTGGAAGGCTTGCTCGCGTCGATGCAATTCTGTCTGGGCAAGATCGCCGACCAAGGCGTCGAGGCCGACCGGGTGGTGATGGTCGGCGGCGGGGTGCGCTCGGAGGCGGTGCGCCGGATCGCCCCGGCGGTGCTCGGCCGTCCGGTGGTGGTGCCCGAGCCGGGCGAGTACGTCGCCCTAGGCGCCGCCCGTCAGGCCGCCTGGGTGTTGTCCGGGGCCGAGGCGCCACCCGTGTGGTCGACCGGTGCCGCGATCACCTATGAGGCCGAGCCCACACCGTCGGTGCTCGAGCGCTACGGTGCCGCCCGGCTCCGCACATTGGGTCAGGACACGTAG